One region of Armigeres subalbatus isolate Guangzhou_Male chromosome 3, GZ_Asu_2, whole genome shotgun sequence genomic DNA includes:
- the LOC134223898 gene encoding uncharacterized protein LOC134223898 codes for MSISFKKVLLLACLIGCVVSDITVDNKAVLALKKRSDVVAFSLNWCDVFYQEDFPRNVDCNGKPELVWDYFPSCCNGAYNCRNGAILDIYLCAPGYVYDTTAEICLEFSEDSCPYLNGGAGGGDDDTTIDDSTTEAQEIISCYTVVNGLIPHPSDCTKYVECINGDPNVRDCLEGYVYYAPFYVCLPGTKETCKIYTLEDLPL; via the coding sequence ATGAGCATAAGCTTTAAGAAAGTTTTATTACTGGCATGCCTGATTGGCTGCGTGGTATCCGATATTACCGTTGACAACAAAGCAGTGCTCGCGCTGAAGAAACGATCGGATGTGGTTGCTTTTTCGCTGAATTGGTGTGACGTGTTTTACCAGGAAGATTTTCCAAGAAACGTGGACTGCAATGGGAAGCCTGAGTTAGTATGGGATTATTTCCCGTCATGCTGCAACGGAGCATACAATTGCAGAAACGGCGCGATATTGGATATCTATCTTTGTGCCCCTGGATACGTGTATGATACTACGGCGGAAATCTGTTTGGAGTTCTCAGAGGATTCATGTCCTTATCTAAATGGAGGAGCAGGAGGGGGAGATGATGATACAACCATCGACGATTCTACTACGGAGGCTCAAGAAATCATCAGCTGTTACACTGTAGTAAATGGTTTGATCCCGCATCCATCAGATTGTACAAAATACGTGGAGTGTATCAATGGAGATCCTAACGTTCGTGACTGTCTGGAAGGATACGTCTACTATGCACCGTTTTATGTGTGTCTTCCTGGCACGAAAGAGACCTGCAAGATCTACACACTTGAAGATCTACCGCTGTAA